A genomic segment from Leptolyngbya boryana PCC 6306 encodes:
- a CDS encoding DUF4912 domain-containing protein, producing the protein MVHKKYSSAVGFALLLTTTVAEVQLVRAQQFPTFQLPASVKAGTNVRIDGSTSMAAVNDVLKKGFEQRFQGTKVNVAANGVPEGIKAVVEGKVDLAAIGRPLNEQEKAQGLTAVPVGRDKIAILVGADNPFAKSITITQFAKMFRGEIKNWSEVGGSSAPVKFVDRPDSSDTREAFKSYPVFRQGNFATGATVEKLNEDTTKAVVSRLGNTGIGYVTANQTKGLAGAKAIALDNVAPTDPRYPFSQALYYVYKGEPNDAVKAFLGFATAPVGQKTLTQSGVADAIALSAAAPASGKKVEAKPEAKAPTKAGTDDKKAPVATEKNAAGTAGTTATSPSGNNAQDGTSQTGDGNPLAFLFPSSDTAGANGAGAGTGGLPNWLWWLLPIGSGATLLWMLARSRRGPVDAGATGSFNAPGYAAGDLPERDDTFSAPYVEGGFDPLHGDRNGSAAVDAPEFGTGLGVDANADANFVGDATRAGQDGFGDWGNLGGAAIAGGTAIAGGTAIAGGAAAWSTFGNRGQQSRVVLKSRSPQEVEAFWDLPSEERQAMRQQGGEKLALRLYDVTDIDLENQPAHSVQQFDCDELTQRQRLPIALPDRDYLAEIGYLTPEGQWLGLARSTHVRVPATSSSNFLGNIANAGSTAVAGGAAAATGAVDSAKSFLSGDRDDASTELPEAEPSNSPNWFQRITNRAGETASDTAQTGVNTFAGGAATAGAAAAGAGAAAWSFLSGQRKDSQDAAVTEPNQFVTGETAIDSYEFDPDLVDTNVFVSGEPNSFTTSISEGRLVLTPRNSRWAYASWDIPRSLRSRLDISSGENLVLRLYDVTDAGTQLPARYEEHDIDDMALSCDVPISQGDRTYMAEIGYVNANQEWTSLVRSLPAYVPEN; encoded by the coding sequence ATGGTGCATAAAAAATATTCCTCCGCAGTCGGCTTTGCACTTCTCTTGACCACCACCGTCGCAGAAGTACAACTGGTTCGAGCACAACAATTTCCCACCTTCCAACTTCCGGCTTCCGTGAAAGCGGGCACCAATGTCCGAATCGATGGCTCAACCAGCATGGCAGCGGTCAACGATGTTTTGAAGAAAGGATTCGAGCAGAGATTTCAAGGCACGAAAGTTAACGTTGCGGCTAACGGAGTTCCCGAAGGCATCAAAGCCGTTGTTGAAGGAAAAGTGGATCTCGCAGCGATCGGGCGACCGCTCAACGAGCAAGAAAAAGCGCAAGGCTTAACGGCTGTACCCGTGGGACGAGACAAAATTGCGATTTTGGTCGGTGCAGACAACCCCTTCGCAAAAAGCATCACGATTACCCAATTTGCCAAAATGTTTCGCGGCGAAATCAAAAATTGGTCAGAAGTGGGTGGATCTTCTGCCCCAGTGAAGTTTGTAGATCGACCGGATTCTAGCGACACCCGCGAAGCGTTCAAAAGCTATCCTGTCTTCAGACAAGGGAATTTTGCAACAGGCGCAACGGTTGAGAAACTGAACGAAGATACGACGAAAGCAGTTGTCTCTAGACTGGGCAACACTGGTATCGGCTACGTGACGGCGAATCAAACGAAAGGTTTGGCGGGCGCGAAGGCAATAGCCTTGGATAATGTCGCCCCAACTGATCCTCGCTATCCCTTCTCGCAAGCGCTTTACTACGTTTATAAAGGTGAACCGAACGATGCCGTGAAAGCCTTTTTAGGATTTGCGACGGCTCCAGTCGGACAAAAAACGCTCACCCAATCCGGAGTCGCGGATGCGATCGCGCTGAGTGCTGCCGCTCCAGCTTCAGGCAAGAAAGTAGAGGCTAAACCTGAGGCAAAAGCACCGACCAAAGCAGGTACAGACGATAAAAAAGCCCCAGTTGCAACTGAAAAGAACGCAGCAGGCACAGCGGGAACCACAGCTACCTCTCCAAGCGGCAATAACGCTCAAGATGGAACCTCGCAAACTGGAGACGGCAATCCTTTAGCATTCTTGTTCCCAAGTAGCGATACAGCCGGGGCGAATGGCGCAGGAGCAGGCACAGGGGGCTTACCGAACTGGCTCTGGTGGCTCCTCCCAATTGGTTCTGGTGCAACCCTGCTCTGGATGCTCGCTCGCAGTCGTCGCGGTCCAGTCGATGCAGGTGCAACAGGTAGCTTTAATGCTCCTGGCTATGCCGCCGGAGATTTACCAGAACGCGACGATACGTTCAGCGCCCCTTATGTAGAAGGTGGGTTTGATCCGCTCCACGGCGATCGCAATGGCTCCGCAGCGGTTGATGCCCCTGAATTCGGGACTGGGCTAGGTGTCGATGCCAATGCAGACGCAAATTTCGTCGGAGATGCGACTCGGGCAGGTCAAGATGGATTCGGGGATTGGGGCAATCTTGGAGGCGCTGCGATCGCGGGAGGAACTGCGATCGCGGGAGGAACTGCGATCGCGGGAGGCGCCGCCGCTTGGTCAACCTTTGGTAATCGGGGTCAGCAGAGCCGAGTCGTGCTCAAATCGCGTAGCCCTCAAGAAGTTGAGGCATTTTGGGATCTTCCGAGCGAGGAGCGTCAGGCAATGCGTCAGCAGGGGGGCGAGAAGCTAGCGCTCCGGCTGTACGATGTCACCGATATCGACTTGGAAAATCAGCCTGCTCACAGTGTTCAACAATTTGATTGTGATGAATTAACCCAACGTCAACGCTTGCCGATCGCACTCCCTGATCGCGATTATCTCGCTGAAATTGGCTATCTCACTCCAGAAGGTCAATGGTTGGGATTAGCTCGATCGACCCATGTACGCGTTCCGGCAACTTCGAGTTCTAATTTCCTGGGCAATATAGCGAACGCGGGTAGTACAGCAGTGGCAGGCGGAGCCGCAGCTGCAACAGGTGCAGTCGATTCTGCAAAATCTTTCTTGTCAGGCGATCGCGATGATGCGTCTACTGAATTGCCTGAAGCAGAACCTTCTAACTCGCCGAATTGGTTCCAACGAATTACGAATCGAGCCGGGGAGACTGCTAGCGATACTGCTCAAACGGGGGTGAATACTTTTGCAGGAGGCGCAGCAACTGCAGGAGCCGCAGCAGCCGGAGCAGGAGCCGCAGCTTGGTCATTCTTATCGGGTCAACGCAAAGACTCGCAAGACGCTGCTGTCACTGAACCGAATCAGTTTGTCACGGGCGAGACAGCGATCGATTCCTATGAATTTGATCCCGATCTCGTGGATACCAATGTGTTTGTCTCAGGTGAACCGAATTCATTCACGACAAGCATCAGTGAAGGGCGTTTGGTGTTGACTCCTCGAAATTCTCGATGGGCTTATGCGTCCTGGGATATTCCTCGATCGTTGCGTTCTCGACTGGATATCAGTTCTGGTGAGAATCTGGTCTTGCGGCTGTACGATGTGACAGATGCAGGAACGCAATTGCCTGCTCGCTATGAGGAACATGACATCGACGATATGGCATTGAGCTGTGATGTGCCGATTTCGCAAGGCGATCGCACTTATATGGCTGAGATTGGCTATGTGAATGCAAATCAGGAGTGGACGAGTCTGGTGCGATCGCTGCCAGCGTATGTTCCAGAAAATTAG
- the sppA gene encoding signal peptide peptidase SppA produces the protein MRDFLKHTLATVLGLFIFLGISVGGLLLLLISISMMAARDSAPTVRDKSVLVFDLSQTITDAPASASTRDVLNDAIAGNRPNVIGLRSVLDAIHEAAKDDRIVGLYLNGGNNPNTTGYATLREVRSALERFKQSGKRIYAYDVDWQEREYYLGSTADTIAMNPIGGLEMNGLSSEGVFFAQALQRFGVGVQVTRVGKYKSAVEPFLQNRRSPADRQQTQKLLSDIWTEILGTTSKARKLTPRQLQAITNRAGLLDPQEAVKQKLVDRVAYFDEVIADLKKITGQDDDTKSFRQISVRNYARVAESNRNDRSSRNQIAVVYAEGEIVNGQGATGQIGGDRLARQLRELRLDDDVKAVVLRVNSPGGSATASEIIQREAILTNQVKPVIVSMGNVAASGGYWISTYASEIFAEPTTITGSIGVFGRILNVQQLANRNGITWDVVKTGRFADAQTVSRPKTPQELALIQKSVDRIYDQFLTKVSASRKLQKSKVAEIAQGRVWSGIQAKQLGLVDQLGGLQDAIRAAAERANLGEDWQIEEFPKPRSFEERLLESLMGSSIEESTAIDPLTSEMKKFQAELESLKSMNDPQNVYLRLPVDLFIK, from the coding sequence ATGCGTGACTTTCTGAAACACACCCTCGCCACTGTACTTGGTTTGTTTATTTTTCTAGGTATCAGCGTGGGTGGGCTTTTACTGCTACTCATCTCGATTTCGATGATGGCGGCTCGTGATTCGGCTCCGACGGTGCGAGACAAATCTGTCTTAGTGTTTGATCTTTCGCAGACAATTACGGATGCGCCTGCTAGTGCTAGTACTCGGGATGTTCTCAATGATGCGATCGCTGGAAATCGTCCCAATGTGATTGGGTTGCGATCGGTGTTAGATGCGATCCATGAGGCAGCAAAAGACGATCGGATTGTCGGGCTATATCTGAATGGGGGCAACAATCCGAATACGACAGGTTATGCAACGTTAAGAGAAGTCCGTTCCGCTCTAGAGCGCTTCAAACAGAGCGGCAAACGAATCTATGCGTATGATGTCGATTGGCAGGAACGCGAATATTATTTAGGCTCTACCGCAGATACGATCGCCATGAATCCGATCGGTGGGCTGGAAATGAATGGATTAAGTTCTGAGGGCGTGTTTTTTGCTCAGGCTCTCCAACGGTTTGGGGTGGGTGTGCAGGTGACGCGGGTCGGTAAATATAAATCGGCGGTTGAGCCATTTTTGCAGAATCGTCGCAGTCCGGCAGATCGCCAACAAACTCAGAAGCTATTAAGTGACATTTGGACTGAGATCTTAGGTACAACGAGCAAAGCTAGAAAGCTGACTCCTCGACAACTGCAAGCAATCACAAATCGCGCCGGGCTGTTAGACCCTCAAGAAGCCGTCAAACAGAAATTAGTCGATCGAGTCGCGTATTTCGATGAAGTGATTGCAGACCTGAAGAAGATTACGGGTCAAGACGATGATACCAAGTCGTTTCGACAAATTAGCGTAAGAAATTATGCACGAGTTGCAGAGAGCAACCGCAATGATCGATCCAGTCGCAATCAAATCGCCGTTGTTTATGCTGAAGGCGAAATTGTCAATGGGCAAGGTGCGACTGGGCAAATCGGAGGCGATCGCTTAGCGAGACAACTGCGAGAATTACGGTTAGATGACGATGTGAAAGCTGTCGTGCTGAGAGTCAATAGTCCAGGTGGCAGTGCGACCGCTTCAGAGATTATTCAGCGTGAGGCAATTTTGACCAATCAGGTCAAACCTGTGATTGTTTCGATGGGCAATGTTGCCGCATCGGGTGGATATTGGATTTCTACCTATGCGAGTGAGATTTTTGCAGAGCCAACGACGATTACAGGGTCGATTGGCGTTTTTGGCAGAATTCTCAATGTGCAGCAACTTGCGAATCGCAATGGAATTACTTGGGATGTCGTCAAAACGGGTCGATTTGCGGATGCTCAAACCGTTTCTCGTCCGAAAACCCCTCAAGAGCTAGCCCTGATTCAAAAGAGTGTCGATCGTATTTATGATCAGTTTCTCACCAAGGTTTCAGCTTCTCGCAAGTTGCAAAAGTCCAAGGTGGCAGAAATTGCTCAAGGTCGGGTTTGGTCAGGGATTCAGGCGAAGCAATTGGGCTTAGTTGATCAATTGGGTGGGTTGCAAGACGCAATTCGAGCCGCAGCCGAGCGAGCCAACCTTGGGGAAGATTGGCAAATTGAAGAATTTCCAAAACCGCGATCGTTTGAAGAGCG